A DNA window from Dehalococcoidales bacterium contains the following coding sequences:
- a CDS encoding formate--tetrahydrofolate ligase, producing AHGGEGALELADAVVDACNEETNFKFLYPMDMKLRQRVDRVARIVYGAEGVVWSLEAEAKARRFESDTKYDDYMTVMVKTHLSLSHDSTLKGVPKGWVLPIRDVLIYSGARFLCPVAGNISLMPGTSSNPAFRRVDVNVKTGKVTGLF from the coding sequence GGCACATGGTGGCGAGGGGGCACTTGAACTTGCTGATGCTGTAGTTGATGCCTGCAATGAAGAAACTAATTTTAAGTTTCTATATCCTATGGATATGAAACTTCGCCAGCGTGTCGATCGAGTCGCACGAATAGTCTATGGGGCTGAAGGTGTAGTATGGTCTTTAGAAGCGGAAGCCAAAGCTAGGCGATTTGAGTCAGACACAAAATACGACGATTATATGACAGTAATGGTCAAAACTCATCTTTCCTTATCTCATGACTCAACACTAAAAGGTGTTCCCAAAGGATGGGTATTGCCAATAAGAGACGTGCTGATTTACTCCGGAGCTAGATTTCTTTGTCCGGTTGCTGGTAATATCAGCCTTATGCCTGGAACTTCATCTAATCCAGCTTTCCGAAGGGTTGATGTCAACGTTAAGACAGGTAAGGTAA